A region of the Stieleria neptunia genome:
GACGGGTACCGCTACGAGCTCGTCGCAGGAGAATTACGGATGATGTCACCTGCCGGCGGCCGTCACGGCCGAATCGCGATCCGCTTGGCTCATCTGCTGATGCAGCATGTCGACGCGAACGATTTGGGAGTCGTTTATGCAGCCGAGACCGGCTTCCGGATTGAAACCGATCCCGACACCGTCCTCGCCCCCGATGCCGCGTTCGTCAGCAAAGCACGTCACGCAACCATCAAAAACGAAATCGCGTACTTACCGCTCGCTCCCGATTTGGCCGTCGAAGTCCTCTCACCGAGCGACCGATTTTCGCGAGTCGAATCCAAAGCCTTCCAGTGGCTCGACGCCGGCACGAACTTGGTCCTCCTGGTCGATCCAGAAACCCAAACGATTCACCGCTACCCTTCCCGCAAGCAAATCGAAGTCTACCAGCTTGACGAAACCCTCGACTGCAGCCCCGCCGTTCCCGAATGGACCCTCAGCATCAAAGACGTCTTCCGATAACACTGCCTTCATCGTCTTGCCCCCATCGTTTTGCCACTCCTATTCATTAGCCAATAGCTCTCCGTCCCATCCCCATGTCGCAACCCAGTTCCCTTCCCCACTACACCTACGGCGACTACTGCCAATGGCAGGGCGACTGGGAATTGCATCAAGGGATTCCGATTGCGATGACGCCGTCGCCCTTCGGTCGGCACCAAGTGCTGGTCACCCGTCTCGCCTGGTTGATTCAATCCGATATCGAAGCAAACAGCTGTGATTGCCAAGCCATCGTGGATTTGGACTGGGTCGTCAGCGATGACACCGTCGTTCGCCCCGACCTGCTGGTCGTCTGCGGAGAGATCCCCGATCGGCATCTCCAATCATTGCCCTCATTAGTCATCGAAGTCCTCTCGCCGTCCACCCGAACCAACGATCTTGGATACAAACGAGAACTCTACCAGCGCGAACAAGTCCCCCACTACTTGATCGTCGACACCGAGAAAAGCTCCGTGACACAGATGGCACTCCAAGACGGCCACTACATATCCCACACCATTGAAACCGCAACCCTGACCGTGAACCTAGCAGACGATTGCACCATCACCGTCGACCTGCAAAAGCTATTCCGTTAGCTGCCCCTAATCTTCCCCGAATCATTTTCCCACCTCCATTTTTCTGCCCCCCATTTTTCTGCCATCCCTGTCTCCATCGTCTTGCCCGCCTCCACCACCGTCAACGCTCCCATCACCAAGCCCGCCAGCACCGCGCGCCGCAAACGCGTCCTGCTGCTGACCCATCGGTTCCCCTACCCGCCCAATCGTGGCGACCGGATCCGATCCTACAACCTGATGCGTGTGCTGGCCGAATCCTTTGACGTCACGCTGGCCTGCCCGCACGACGAACCGGTCTCCGATGCGGAACTCCAACACGTCCAACAAATCTGCCAAACCGTCATCACGGCACCGGTCGGCAAGACCCGTTGGCTGCGAGCGGGCGGCTCCCTGCTCGGCGGCCACAGCCTCACCGAAGGCCTGTTCCACAGTCCGACCATCACCGATCAAGTCCTCGCCTCCCAGCAAACTCAACCGTTCGACGCCGCGTTGGTGTTCTGCAGCAGCATGTTCCCCTACGTGGAACACGACGCTTTCCGCGACACACCGATGATCGTCGATCTGGTCGACGTCGACAGCGAGAAATGGCGCCAACTCTCGGTCGAGCGCACGGGCCCGAAGAGCTGGATCTATTCCATCGAATCCAAACGCGTCCGCGACCTCGAACACCGCATCGCCGAGAAAGCCGACGCCATCACACTCGTCAGCGACCAAGAAGCCAACCTGTTCAAATCCACGATCCCCACCACCACCCCCGTCCACGGCGTCTCCAACGGAGTCAACACCGACTACTTCCGCCCGCCATCCCAGCGGGACGCGTCAGCGACCGGCGCGTCCAATCCATCCCAGCGGGACGCGTCAGCGACTGGCTCGTCATCCCAATTACAAAGTCACCCTCCCTTGCAGGGAGGGTCGAGCGAAGCGAGGGGAGGGTCTTCTTCAACGAGCCACTTGCTCTTCACCGGTGTCCTCGACTACCCGCCCAACGTCACCGGCCTGGTCTGGTTCTGCACCAAGATCCTCCCCTCCCTCCGCCAACGCCTCCCCGTCCAGCTCACCATCGTCGGCCGCCGGCCCAACCAAGCCGTCCAAGATCTCGCGTCCTTCGACGGCGTCACGCTTGTCGGTGAAGTTCCCGACGTCCGCCCGTACCTGCACGCCGCCGACATCGCGATCAGTCCCCTCAAACTCGCCCGCGGCATCCAAAACAAAGTTCTCGAAGCGATGGCTTGCGGCTTGCCAGTGATCACCACCACTGAATCCGCCGAAGGCATCGACGCGATCGACGGCAGCGAATTCATCATCGCCGACGACGAAGCGGCTTGGGCTGACGCGATTTGCGATCTCGCCAGCGACCCCCAGCGCCGCACGTCAATCGGCAACGCCGCGAGAGACCTGGTCGTCAACCACTACGCCTGGTCAGCAAGAATGCAACAAATCACAGAGCTCATTCAGAAAGCGGTTGGCAGCCGTAGGTCATGCTGTGCATCATGAAACGAGTTGATTGGGGGGAGATGGCAGAAAAATGATGGGCAGAAAAATGGGGTGGGGAAAAGGAAGACAGGAAAATGGGTGACAAGAAAATGGTGTGGAGCAAAGTAGGTGATGCTGTGCATCACATCTTCTCTAATCTTCCTACCCCATAATCTTCCTACCATTTTCTGACCACCCAATGTTTTGACCAACATCCATCTGTCCCCACCCCATCATTCTGCCCCGAATCATTCTGCCTTCCCCTCTTCATCGTTTTGCCCCCATCGTCTTGCCCCACTCTACCTTGAACCACCCACCCCATCCCCCCATCCGCGTCGCATTCGTTATGCACAAGATGCAAGTGGCGGGCGCGGAAGTTCTGGTTAAACAGATCATCGAGCGGTTGGGCGACCAGATCGAGGCAACGATTTTCTGTCTGGACGACGTCGGCGAACTCGGGTACCAGCTACGCGATCAAGGCGTTCCCGTCATCGTGCTGGATCGGAAGCCCGGCTTCGACGCGAAGGTCCCCCAGCGGATGGCCGGCGAAATCCGTGATCGCGGCATCCAAATCCTGCACGCCCATCAATACACTCCGTTTTTCTACTCCGCGCTCGCACGGCTGCGTCACCGTGCCAAGGCGAAAATCCTGTTCACCGAACACGGGCGTCACTACCCCGACGTGATCTCCTGGAAACGTCACATCGCCAACCGCTGGTTGCTGAACCGCTACGCCGACATCACCACGGCCTGCTGCGACTTCAGTACCAAGGCACTCCGCGAGATCGAAGGATTCCCGGACGCCTTCACGTTGGCCAACGGAGTCGACCTCGCCGAACTGCCACCGCGAGGCAACGAATCGGAACGCAACGCACTCCGCCAAACACTCGGGCTCGATCCCGACCGTCCCTACGCCGCCTGCATCGCACGGTTCCACATCGTCAAAGACCACGCGACGTTGATTCGAGCCTGGGCGCGGGTCCACCAAAAACTCCCCGAAGCCCAACTACTCCTCGTCGGCGACGGAGAAGAACGCCAAAACATCGAAACCCTAATCGACGACCTCCAACGCGCTGGTGTCC
Encoded here:
- a CDS encoding Uma2 family endonuclease; translation: MVTDGYRYELVAGELRMMSPAGGRHGRIAIRLAHLLMQHVDANDLGVVYAAETGFRIETDPDTVLAPDAAFVSKARHATIKNEIAYLPLAPDLAVEVLSPSDRFSRVESKAFQWLDAGTNLVLLVDPETQTIHRYPSRKQIEVYQLDETLDCSPAVPEWTLSIKDVFR
- a CDS encoding Uma2 family endonuclease; this encodes MSQPSSLPHYTYGDYCQWQGDWELHQGIPIAMTPSPFGRHQVLVTRLAWLIQSDIEANSCDCQAIVDLDWVVSDDTVVRPDLLVVCGEIPDRHLQSLPSLVIEVLSPSTRTNDLGYKRELYQREQVPHYLIVDTEKSSVTQMALQDGHYISHTIETATLTVNLADDCTITVDLQKLFR
- a CDS encoding glycosyltransferase; protein product: MPASTTVNAPITKPASTARRKRVLLLTHRFPYPPNRGDRIRSYNLMRVLAESFDVTLACPHDEPVSDAELQHVQQICQTVITAPVGKTRWLRAGGSLLGGHSLTEGLFHSPTITDQVLASQQTQPFDAALVFCSSMFPYVEHDAFRDTPMIVDLVDVDSEKWRQLSVERTGPKSWIYSIESKRVRDLEHRIAEKADAITLVSDQEANLFKSTIPTTTPVHGVSNGVNTDYFRPPSQRDASATGASNPSQRDASATGSSSQLQSHPPLQGGSSEARGGSSSTSHLLFTGVLDYPPNVTGLVWFCTKILPSLRQRLPVQLTIVGRRPNQAVQDLASFDGVTLVGEVPDVRPYLHAADIAISPLKLARGIQNKVLEAMACGLPVITTTESAEGIDAIDGSEFIIADDEAAWADAICDLASDPQRRTSIGNAARDLVVNHYAWSARMQQITELIQKAVGSRRSCCAS
- a CDS encoding glycosyltransferase encodes the protein MHKMQVAGAEVLVKQIIERLGDQIEATIFCLDDVGELGYQLRDQGVPVIVLDRKPGFDAKVPQRMAGEIRDRGIQILHAHQYTPFFYSALARLRHRAKAKILFTEHGRHYPDVISWKRHIANRWLLNRYADITTACCDFSTKALREIEGFPDAFTLANGVDLAELPPRGNESERNALRQTLGLDPDRPYAACIARFHIVKDHATLIRAWARVHQKLPEAQLLLVGDGEERQNIETLIDDLQRAGVQALAATPDRNATTPPQREASASGASPQSPKSHPPLQGGSSAARGGLGVQVSSPESRVVSQESGNALLNGDNSTQDSPLTTHLSESIRFLGIRDDVGDILRAVDVFTLTSVSEAASLTLLEAMASECPSVVTDVGGNSEHLRQGIDGYLVPRADDTALAGRLLELLNDPSLAHQFGQSARQQVQQHFNLSGAVDKYHELYQQLACVAVSC